GATCCCGAGGCGAGCAGCGCGGCCGCCGCCGACGCGTGGTCGAGGCTCGCGCCCGAGCGCGCGCTCACGCTCGCCGAGGAGGCCATCGCCCAGGGCGGCGGCGACGACGCGAGAGAGATCGCCGCCCGCGCGGCCCTCGCCACGGGGGAGCCCGACCGCGCGGTGCGCGCGCTCGCCGGCGTCGGCGACGACGCGCTGCTCCGCCTCCGCGCCGCGGCGCAGATCGCCGCCGACGACCGCGAGGGAGCCATCGCCACCCTCGAGGCGGCCGCGCGTCGCGCGAGGGTCGAGGACCCCTGGGCGAGCGCGGTGCTCCCCGCCCTGCGCGCCGCGCGCGCCCCCTACGGAATCGAGGGCGACGACGCGACCCTGCCCCTGCTCGACCTGCCGCTGCCCGCCATCGCCGTCCGGGTGGACACCGTGGAGACGCTCGCCGTGCTCGGCACGGGCGCACACTTCGCGGTGCTCGACCCCTCCATCCGCAACGCGCCCGGCGCGATCGACGAGCTCGGCCTGGGGGCGCTGCGGGTCCGCTCGGTGCCTCACGTGGTGCGCTCGCTCGAGCCGCTCTCGGCCGCGCTGGGGCGACCGATCGGCATGGTGATCGGGGCCGACCTGCTCTTGCGGCTCGCGGCCGTGATCGACGGACCCGCGGGGCGCGTGCGCCTGCACGCCAGCCCGCCGCCCTCCACCGAGGGCACGGGCGCGGGGCTGCTGCCCCTCAGCGGGAGCTTCCTCGCGGTGGAGGCCCAGCTCGACGGCGCGCCCGCGTGGCTGACCCTCGACACCGCGGGCCTCTTCCCGCTCGCGCTGACCCCGAGCGCCAGCGACGCGCTCGAAGGCTGGCGCGAGACCGACGGCGTGGAGCTGGTGTTGCTCGACGTCCGGATCGGCGCGCTCGAGGTCCGGGAGCTCCCGGCCATCCGCGGCCTGCTCGACGACGGGCACGCGCGCGCGATCGGGGCGCCCGTGTCGGGGAGCCTCGGCTGGGGCCTGCTCGGGCAGCTCGTGATCGCCTTCGATCCGCGCGCCCGCCGGATCCGGTTCGACGGCTCTCATTTCGAGGAATCCGGCGCCGATCCGTGACGTACCCTTTTCTGGAACCCGCGCCGCCGCGCGTTGTCCACGGACCACTGACATGCATCGCGACCCCTTCACCACCCTCGGCATCTCCTACGACGCGACCTTGGTGGAGGCTCGACAGGCCTATCGCCGCCTGGCCCTCGCCCATCACCCGGACCTGAACCCGGGCGACCCGATGGCGCCCGAGCGCTTCAAGGCGGTGCTCCGCGCGTACCGCGCCATCGCGAGCGGCGCGGCGCGGAAGAGAGGCGCGCCGAGCACGCCGCCGCCCGGGCCGCGCCCGGATCGCTACGGCTGCGGCCGCTGCGGCGACTCGTTCCCCTTCCCGGAGCAGTGCCCGCGCTGCGATGTGGCGCTCTGCGATCGCACGGCCGGCCGCCCGGTGGCGGAGGAGGACCCGCGGGTGCGCGCGCTCGAGCTCCAGCTCGACGCGAGGCCGACCAGCTTCGATCCCCCCTGGGAGGAGCGGCTGCCGATCCCGGCGATCCTGGTCATGAGCTGCCTCTCGGCGTCACTCGTCGTCTTCCAGCTGGGCGTGACCGGCGTGGCCCTCCTGTTCGCGGGCTTCGCCATCTACGTCGCCGCGGTGGAGGCCCACCGCAGGGCGCTCGAGCACCAGTCGGCCCGAGCCTGACCTGGGTCAGGGCGCGAGCCGGGTGACCGTCCAGCCGTCTCCCGATCGCTCGTACCGGAAGCGGTCGTGGAGGCGCGCTTCGCCGTTGATCCAGCGCTCGATGGCGACGGGGACCACGCGGTAGCCGCCCCAGTGCGGAGGCCGCGGCACGTCTTCGCCCTCGTGGCGGGCGGTCACCTCTGCGAGGCGCGCGAGCAAGACCTCCCGGCCGGGGATCACGCGGCTCTGGTCACTCGCCCATGCGCCGAGCTGACTCCCACGCGGGCGCGAGGCGAAGTACGCGTCGCTCCGCGCGGCGCTCGCGCGCTCCACCGTGCCCTCGATCCGCCACTGCTCGTCGATCTCCGCCCAGTGGACGCAGATCGACGCGCGCGGGTTCGCGTCCAGCTCCCGCGCCTTTCGGCTCTCGTAGTTCGTGTAGACGAAGAACCCGTCCTCGCCGACCTCCTTGACCAGCACGTAGCGCGCGGAGGGCACGCCGTCGCTCGTCGCGGTGGCGAGCACCGCCTTGGTCCCGTCGAAGAGGGCCCCCGCGTCGACGGCGGCGGCGCGGCGTTCGAGGAAGAGCGCGATCGGGTCCATGTCGCTGCTCTAGAGCGAGCGACGCCCCGACACCACCCGAAACCGAGGCCGCGCCGCTGACCGAGCCCGCGCCTGGACCCGGCCGAGCGATGGGTGTCGGATAGGCGAACCGAGACGGAAGCGGACGGACGCCGACGTGAAGCGGCAGCGGGAGCGGCGGCCGGCGGATGTGGATGCGGCAGCGGGGGCGGATGCGGCGGCGGGAACGGGAGCGGGGTCGGGAGCGGGAGTGGGAGCGGGAGCGGGGGCGGGAGCGGGGGCGGGAGCGGGAGCGGGAGCGGGAGCGGGAGCGGGAGCGGGAACGGGAGCGGGAACGGGAGCGGGTGCGGATGCGGCAACGGGTGCGGCAACGGGTGCGGATGCGGCAGCGGGTGCGGATGCGGCAGCGGATGCGGATGCGGCGGCGGGAGCGGGGTCGGGAGCGGGGTC
This genomic interval from Sandaracinaceae bacterium contains the following:
- a CDS encoding J domain-containing protein; translation: MHRDPFTTLGISYDATLVEARQAYRRLALAHHPDLNPGDPMAPERFKAVLRAYRAIASGAARKRGAPSTPPPGPRPDRYGCGRCGDSFPFPEQCPRCDVALCDRTAGRPVAEEDPRVRALELQLDARPTSFDPPWEERLPIPAILVMSCLSASLVVFQLGVTGVALLFAGFAIYVAAVEAHRRALEHQSARA
- the pdxH gene encoding pyridoxamine 5'-phosphate oxidase translates to MDPIALFLERRAAAVDAGALFDGTKAVLATATSDGVPSARYVLVKEVGEDGFFVYTNYESRKARELDANPRASICVHWAEIDEQWRIEGTVERASAARSDAYFASRPRGSQLGAWASDQSRVIPGREVLLARLAEVTARHEGEDVPRPPHWGGYRVVPVAIERWINGEARLHDRFRYERSGDGWTVTRLAP